The Hyperolius riggenbachi isolate aHypRig1 chromosome 3, aHypRig1.pri, whole genome shotgun sequence genome window below encodes:
- the TIA1 gene encoding cytotoxic granule associated RNA binding protein TIA1 isoform X3, whose translation MATGKSKGYGFVSFFNKWDAENAIAQMGGQWLGGRQIRTNWATRKPPAPKNTYESNTKQLSYDEVVNQSSPSNCTVYCGGVTSGLTEQLMRQTFSPFGQIMEVRVFPDKGYSFVRFSAHESAAHAIVSVNGTTIEGHVVKCYWGKETPDMLNPVQQQGQLSFPPTYGQWGQWYGGAQQIGQYMPNGWQVPAYGVYGQAWNQQGFSQTPSSAAAWVGPNYSVQAPPGQNGTLITNQTGYRMAGYQTQ comes from the exons ATGGCAACTGGAAAATCCAAAGGATATGGATTTGTGTCTTTCTTTAATAAATGG GATGCTGAAAATGCCATTGCACAGATGGGTGGACAGTGGCTTGGAGGTCGACAGATTAGAACTAATTGGGCCACGAGGAAACCACCAGCTCCAAAGAACACCTATGAAT cTAACACAAAACAGTTGTCTTATGATGAGGTGGTTAACCAGTCAAGTCCCAGCAACTGCACTGTATATTGTGGTGGTGTTACATCTGGTTTAACAG AACAACTCATGCGTCAGACATTTTCTCCTTTTGGTCAAATAATGGAGGTCCGAGTTTTTCCAGATAAAGGGTACTCTTTTGTACG GTTTAGCGCTCATGAAAGTGCAGCCCACGCTATAGTTAGCGTGAATGGAACGACCATAGAAGGTCATGTGGTGAAGTGCTACTGGGGAAAGGAGACTCCAGATATGCTAAACCCTGTTCAGCAG CAAGGTCAACTTAGCTTTCCACCAACATATGGACAGTGGGGACAGTGGTATGGAGGAGCTCAACAAATAGGCCAGTATATGCCCAATGGGTGGCAGGTGCCTGCTTATGGAGTGTATGGACAGGCATGGAATCAGCAGGGATTTAG tcaAACACCATCATCTGCAGCAGCGTGGGTGGGACCAAATTACAGTGTTCAAGCTCCTCCTGGACAGAATGGAACTTTGATCACAAACCAAACAGGCTACCGTATGGCTGGATACCAAACACAATGA